A DNA window from Ranitomeya imitator isolate aRanImi1 chromosome 2, aRanImi1.pri, whole genome shotgun sequence contains the following coding sequences:
- the LOC138665881 gene encoding heparan sulfate glucosamine 3-O-sulfotransferase 1-like isoform X1, whose amino-acid sequence MEDCRKRGGDGSGPEGPIGPDRSMYASRRFLQFPSICFSQVCSVDELTVQTLHLLEVTSPPLYMAVRLVSVFFLLTQCQAAPFDYPPPTNNCVLEALQMDVEGINTTSEPNSFSTPPPGTTRRTPQTIIIGVRKGGTRALLEMLDIHPNIAVAATEVHFFDWDENYIKGIEWYRSLMPYSFENQITIEKTPGYFTSLQAPERIHGMNSSIKLLLILRDPTERVISDYTQVYYNRLENHKPVQPFEGIVIKNGALNTKYKAIQRSLYDVHMERWLKYFNLSQIHIVDGNTLIKTPLTELQKVERFLNLPPRIVSSNFYFNQTKGFYCIRSDGRERCLHESKGRPHPVVNATVLEQLYSYFREHNGRFYQMVNQSFDWH is encoded by the coding sequence ATGCATCAAGACGCTTTTTGCAGTTCCCGTCGATTTGCTTCTCCCAAGTCTGTAGCGTGGATGAACTCACCGTTCAAACTTTGCATCTCCTGGAAGTGACATCTCCTCCGCTCTACATGGCCGTACGTTTGGTCTCCGTTTTCTTCCTGCTGACCCAGTGTCAGGCCGCTCCCTTCGACTACCCGCCTCCTACAAATAATTGCGTTTTAGAAGCTCTTCAGATGGATGTGGAGGGAATCAATACCACAAGTGAACCAAACTCATTCTCTACTCCGCCACCGGGCACAACGCGAAGAACACCGCAGACTATTATTATCGGAGTACGGAAAGGGGGGACCCGAGCTTTGCTGGAGATGTTGGACATTCACCCCAACATTGCAGTGGCTGCAACTGAAGTACATTTCTTTGACTGGGATGAGAATTACATCAAAGGGATTGAGTGGTACCGGAGTCTTATGCCATACTCATTTGAAAATCAAATTACTATTGAGAAAACACCAGGCTATTTCACATCTCTGCAGGCACCGGAAAGGATTCATGGCATGAACAGCTCAATTAAATTGCTTCTCATTCTGAGAGATCCAACAGAGAGGGTCATATCGGATTATACCcaagtatactacaacagactcgaAAATCACAAGCCGGTACAACCCTTCGAGGGCATAGTGATTAAAAATGGTGCACTTAATACCAAATATAAGGCAATCCAAAGGAGCTTGTATGACGTCCACATGGAGAGATGGCTGAAATACTTTAATTTGAGTCAGATTCATATAGTGGATGGTAACACGTTAATAAAAACACCTCTGACCGAATTACAGAAGGTGGAAAGGTTTCTCAACCTTCCTCCTCGAATTGTATCTTCTAATTTTTACTTTAACCAAACCAAGGGTTTCTACTGCATTCGAAGTGATGGGAGAGAGAGGTGTTTGCATGAATCCAAAGGGCGTCCCCATCCGGTAGTAAACGCGACCGTCCTGGAGCAGCTTTACTCTTACTTCCGAGAACACAATGGCAGGTTCTACCAAATGGTCAATCAGTCATTCGACTGGCACTAA
- the LOC138665881 gene encoding heparan sulfate glucosamine 3-O-sulfotransferase 1-like isoform X2 encodes MAVRLVSVFFLLTQCQAAPFDYPPPTNNCVLEALQMDVEGINTTSEPNSFSTPPPGTTRRTPQTIIIGVRKGGTRALLEMLDIHPNIAVAATEVHFFDWDENYIKGIEWYRSLMPYSFENQITIEKTPGYFTSLQAPERIHGMNSSIKLLLILRDPTERVISDYTQVYYNRLENHKPVQPFEGIVIKNGALNTKYKAIQRSLYDVHMERWLKYFNLSQIHIVDGNTLIKTPLTELQKVERFLNLPPRIVSSNFYFNQTKGFYCIRSDGRERCLHESKGRPHPVVNATVLEQLYSYFREHNGRFYQMVNQSFDWH; translated from the coding sequence ATGGCCGTACGTTTGGTCTCCGTTTTCTTCCTGCTGACCCAGTGTCAGGCCGCTCCCTTCGACTACCCGCCTCCTACAAATAATTGCGTTTTAGAAGCTCTTCAGATGGATGTGGAGGGAATCAATACCACAAGTGAACCAAACTCATTCTCTACTCCGCCACCGGGCACAACGCGAAGAACACCGCAGACTATTATTATCGGAGTACGGAAAGGGGGGACCCGAGCTTTGCTGGAGATGTTGGACATTCACCCCAACATTGCAGTGGCTGCAACTGAAGTACATTTCTTTGACTGGGATGAGAATTACATCAAAGGGATTGAGTGGTACCGGAGTCTTATGCCATACTCATTTGAAAATCAAATTACTATTGAGAAAACACCAGGCTATTTCACATCTCTGCAGGCACCGGAAAGGATTCATGGCATGAACAGCTCAATTAAATTGCTTCTCATTCTGAGAGATCCAACAGAGAGGGTCATATCGGATTATACCcaagtatactacaacagactcgaAAATCACAAGCCGGTACAACCCTTCGAGGGCATAGTGATTAAAAATGGTGCACTTAATACCAAATATAAGGCAATCCAAAGGAGCTTGTATGACGTCCACATGGAGAGATGGCTGAAATACTTTAATTTGAGTCAGATTCATATAGTGGATGGTAACACGTTAATAAAAACACCTCTGACCGAATTACAGAAGGTGGAAAGGTTTCTCAACCTTCCTCCTCGAATTGTATCTTCTAATTTTTACTTTAACCAAACCAAGGGTTTCTACTGCATTCGAAGTGATGGGAGAGAGAGGTGTTTGCATGAATCCAAAGGGCGTCCCCATCCGGTAGTAAACGCGACCGTCCTGGAGCAGCTTTACTCTTACTTCCGAGAACACAATGGCAGGTTCTACCAAATGGTCAATCAGTCATTCGACTGGCACTAA